In Maritimibacter sp. DP1N21-5, the sequence GAGACCGACGAAATCAGGTCGAAGTCGCCAAAGATGAACTGCCCGCCGGTCGCGTCGAGGGTATCGACGAACTGGTCGATCTGGATGATCGTGTCGCTGATCGACTTGACCACGCCAAAGATCGGGAAGGCCGCCGCCAGCGCATCGGTTACGAAGCTGAACGGCACCTCGTTGAGCCAGCCAAGCGCATCGGCCAGCGGGTCGATGAAGGTCTTGATCGGCGTCACGATGGGCTCGATGAAGGCCTCGTAGATGACGTTCGCGTCGATCCGCACGTTCTTGAACGACAGCTCGTCAAAGACGAAGCCCTCGCCGCTCAGGCTCGCGTAGTGCCCGGCCACCACAAGCTCGGTGCGCACCGAGGGGATCAGCGGCGACCCGGCGATGAGCAGCGGGTCCCCCGTCGTCGGGTCGAGGATGTTGGCCTCCAGCCCGATCTGGATGTCGATATCGGCGGTGAAGCTGAAGGCGATCAGCTGCGAGGCGTCGATCTTGGTGACATAGAGCGCCTTCTCGAAATCGAGGTCGGCCCCCGCCCCGGTCTTGGCCTGAATGCCCGACAGGTCCATCGCGATCTCGTCCGCGCCGACCGCGTCGCCCGGCGACACGATGGTCAGACCCTGATCGCCGTAAAGTGCCGCCCCCAGCGTGGCCGAGACCTTGGCCGTGCCCTCGCCGTTGCCTTCGCCGATGAAGCTCCCGTTCTCTTCCGTCACCGCGTCGGCATTGACGCCCAGCACGCCCAGAAGCTTGGCCGAGCCCTGGAAGCTGCCCGCGTCCGCGAGCACGCCAATGGTGATCTCGTCATGGTCGGTGTCGTTGAGCAGGAAGAACCCGTTCTTGTTCAGCCCGAAGCCAAGGTTCACCGTGTAATCAAGCGCCACGCGCACCCGCGAGCCCTGTTTCACATCCAGCTCGAAGCCCGGAATCCCCAGCTCGAAGGCGATGTCGAGCATCTCGTCAAAGATCGTCGCGCCGAAGTTGATCGTGCCGTAGAGATAGCTCTCGTCCAGCGCCCCGTCGGTGTTCAACGCCGCCTGAATGAAGGTGATCGGCTCATTGCCCGCGTTGAACCACTCGTTCAGCTTGTCGTTGAGGAACCCGGTCATCAGGTCCACGGTGGTCGGCATCGAGCCGTCGGCCTTCGGCGTCTCGGCCGCGACCCGCACGCTTTCCAGAACGTTGAACCGGAAGTCATCGAAGAAGGTGACCGCCGACCCGATGGCATCGCCCACCACCGGCAGGGTGATGTTGCCCAGATACTCGTCGAACATCGACTGCATCCGGTTCAGGATCATGTCGAGCCCGTCGAGCACCGCGATGGGATCGTTGAGGAAGGCGAGAACGTTGAAATCCGCGAGGAAGGCGGTGATATCCGCCACCGACGGGAGGTTCAGCGTGAAGTCCCCGGTGATCCCCTCGCCCTGCGACAGCGCGATCACGTCGCCCGAGAAGGCCGCGAGCGGGTCCGAGACGAAGCTGGCGAGGTCCACGGCGCCCCCCGTCGTGATCAGGTCCGCGTCATAGCGCAGCCCGTGATCCGCCGGGTTGAGAAAACCGATGTTGTCCTGGAACGGCAGGTCGATCAGAAGACCCACCGCCACGTCGAGGTTGATGAGGTCGAGGAACGACCGCCCGCTGTCCGTGGCAAGGTCGATCAGATCGGCGAGGTTGTATTCCCCGTCGTGCGCGTCCCCGTCCACGTCGTTGAAACCGACATTCACATGCGCCGGATCCGTGCTGCCCTGCCCGGCGGTCAGCATCGCGGTCCCGTTCACCACGCCGACCGAAAGCGGCCCCAGTGCGAGCTTGAGGTTAAGGCCATTTTCCGCCCCGGCAGAAAGCGTGAGGCTCAGCCCGGTCGCCTCGGTGTCGAGGAAGAGCCGCGGCTTGCCCAGCGTCTGACTCTCCGTCAGCGCCTCGCCCAGCATGTCGCCGGTATGCGGCAACCCGTCTGCGGTCAGCCCCAGCATCCGGCCCGCGTTGGACCCGCCAAGTTCGGTAACGGTGAAGCGCACCTCGTGCGACACATCCACGCCCGACACGCCGAAGACGATGGCGTCCTTGCCGATGGCTTGCGCGAAATTCGTGCCGACCAGCGTCACCACGTCGCCGATCACCTCGGCCCGCACCAGCTGGCTCGCGGGCAGGGTCCAGCCGCCGACCGACGTGGCCGCCACTTCGCGCCGGTCGATGTCGAGCGCATCCAGCGCCGCGTTGATCGCCGCGGCCAGCGCCTCCGCCGTGTCCCGCCCGGCATCCGCCGCCAGCACCACGTCGCCGCCCGCGCCAAGGCTGTCGCCATCCGCCCCGAAGGCAATATGGAACGACAGCGCCGCGCCGAAATCCGCAAACCCCGCATCAAGCGCCAGAACCGCCGGCTCGAAATCGCCCGGAACGGCCGGCTCTGCGGCCTCGGCCAGCGCCGTTTCGCCCCCGAACATCGCCGTCACGTCCTCGGCGTCGATCAGGAAGCTGTTCCCATCGGCCAGCGTGATCTGCCCGGTCGCCGGATCGAAGGTGAAGCTCACGTGCGTTCCGACCGCCGTCTGCAGCGCGTCGTTGATCCGGGTCACGAGATCGCCCAGCGTCTCGGCCCCCTCGGTATCCACGTTCACCGTTTTCGACTGGCCCGTCGTCACATCGTTCCAGCGGATGCGCAGGTCGTTCGCACCCTCCGCCGACTGCACCAGGTTGGACACCGAACCAAGCCCGGTCAGCGCGGTGTCGAGCGTGGCAAGCTCCGGCGCGTCCAGAAGCACCTGCGACAGGTCGAGCCCGAAGGCGAAGTCCATCGACAGGTCCGGATCGAAGATCAGCGCCCCGTCGCCGCGCACGTCGGCAAGGTTGGTCAGGATATCGGCGGCATCCGCGCCGACGATGCTGGCCAGTTGATCCCCGATCAGCGACTTCAGGTCGAAGTTGAACGGCAGTTCCTCGGAGTAATCCTCGAGGAAGCGGAACGACAGCGCAAAGCCCAGCACCTTGGCATCGGCATCCCACGACAGCGTCACGGTATCCTCGCCAAAGACGCTCTCGAGCATCGCGTCGAGCTTGTCGAGCCCCACCTGCGGCTCGTCGCGCATCTCCTGCATCTGCTCGGTCAGGTCCTTTGCGAAGTCGATCGTGTCGAGCAGCGAGAAGTTCAGAAGCGGAATGTTCTGGTCGAGGAAGGGCAGCTTTTCCTTCAGCGCCTCCCCGGTAAGCGACACGAGGTCGAGGATGGTCTCCAGACTGTCGAGGATATCGCCCTCGCCCAGCGTCGTCAGCGCCCGGACCTGTTCGGCCCCCGGCCCCAGCAGATCCCAGCCGAAGCCCGCCAGAGGATCGGTGAGATCGTCGATGGACAGCGAAACCCCGTCGAGGATCCCTTCGTTGATCCCGGAAATCCCCACCACGTCCAGCTTCACGTCGCCGAGCTGGATGAACATCTGCGACAGGACCTCGTCGGCCCCCACCACATAGGCATCGGCATCCACGCGCCGCACCGCGTCTGCGGTCGTCGCCGCATCGCCACCCGCAGTCAACGCATGACCCGCCCCATCGGTCACGATCCCGCCCTGAAGGTCCGTGCGCCCGACCAGTCGGTTGAGCCCCCCGGCCATGTCTCCCGCACCATCCGCATCCGTATGTAGAAACGCGTCGATGATATTGGTCAGGCTCACCCGGTCGTTGAACATCGCGTCGGCATCGGTGCCGACCACGGTCATGTCGAACTGGGTGTCCAGCATCATGAAGTTCTGGGAGGCATCAGACGCCCCGACCCGCAGGCCCGCAATCCCAAGGTCCGCGCTCCCGGTGATGTTGGTCGCCTCGGCAGAGATATCCACCGACAGCCCCATATCGAGGAAGAAGACGTTGTCCGACAGCGCCTTGCCCAGCGTCTTGGCAAGGGTGGTCTCGTCCTCGGCCGCCTCGATCTCCCGCCGCGCGGCCAGCGCGTTCTCGGGGCTCTCCGCCGCCGCCTTGTCCAGAAGCCCGGCGGCAAAGCCCAGAATGTCGATCCCGACCGAGGTGCCGAACGTCGCCGTCATTGCCGCCGACAGCCGCGCCGACAGGCTCAGATCGGCGAGACCCGCGACCGGAACCCCGGACAGATCGAAGCTCGCGTTTCCGTCGCCCGTCCCGATGCTGGCATCGACCGTGAGCTCCTCGAGCCCCAGCACAAGCGCGCCGTCCTCGGTCAGCCGCAGGGTCGCATCGCCCATGCCCTCGATCCCGGCGAGCTTGACGTTCACGAACTCGATCAGCGAGGCAAGGTCGAAGGCCCGCGTCAGCTTCTCGGGATCGAGCCCGAACTTGATCGCCTCCTGCGCGTCGTCTTCCACCGCGAAGGTCAGCGCCCCGCCCGACACCGTAACCTCGACCGGCAGGCCCACATCGCCCACCGCCGCCATGATCGCATCCGCGATGTCCTGGAGGTTGGGTTCATTGGTGCCTGCGTCATACCAGCCGCTCGCAGGCTTCTCGACGATGATGTCGATGACCTCGCCACCCCGCTCGGCGCTGAAGACAAGCTGCTCGACGCCGACCATGGTCTCCGCGAAATCCGGCCCCGGCGTGGAGCTCCCCGTCTGTGCCGGAACGAGCCGCAGGCCATAGTCGGTCTCGGTCACCTGAAGCGTGATCCCGTCGAAGCCTGCGGTGAGCCCCGCCTGAAGCTGAAGCGGCAGATCGGCCTCGGCAATGCCTGTGCGCAGCGCCGTCAGGATCGTGAGCAGGTTCGCCCCGGTCCCCGCCGCATTGAGCCAGCCGGTCTCCGGCTCGTCCACGGTGATGTCCACCGTCGCGCCGTCCACCTCGATCTGGAAGGTCAGCGTATCCTGTCCCTCGACCGCCGCGACGAAACCCGCCGAAGGGGTCAGCGTCGACCCGCTCAGGGTAAAGGCCCCCGCCGTGTCGCCCAGAAGCGTGACGCCATAGCCACCCGGAACGGTCTGGAAGGTGCCCGTCGCATCGTAAAGGGACCCTTCGTCCAGCCCCAGCGTATCGAAGCCGAAAGACGTCAGAAGGCTCCCGTCCTGCTTGCGTGCCCCGGTGATCGCCACCGGATTCACCGTGCCCGCCCCGCCCGGCGAGGAAATCGTGATAACCAGCCCCACCGCCGCAACGGCATAGCCATAGGCCGACAGCGCCGCGTTCAAAAGCGCGGCGAGCGCCCCGGCCTTGTCCTCGTCACTCGCGTCCGGGTCCGACAGGGTCGCATCCCCGGCCACGTCGATGGGCAGCGTCAGCCCCGTGGAGGCCGAGGTCAGCACCCGAAGGTCGAACCCCGTCACGCCCGCGAGGCTCGCCGGATCGAAGTCGAAGCTGATCTCCGTGACCTCGTCCTGAATCGGGAACATGGTCGTGTCGTTCACGCCAAAGCCCAGACCCTCGGTCGAGACATGGAAGAGATCGTCGAAGGACGAGAAGATGTCACCGATCCCGCCGAGCAGCGTCGCAATCTCGATATCGGTAAAGGGAATGTCCACGTCGAACATGGCCGAACGCATCATGCCCGACACGACCGCGCCCAGATCGGACAGGAAGGCCGAGACCTGATCCATCCCCATCGCGGCGAGGCTTTCGATGGCGTCTTCCAGCGTGGCGCGCAACTCGGCGTCGGCGACGCTGCCCGACAGGTCCACTTCCATCCCGACCTGCGCATCCGCGAGGAATTTCTGAAGCCGGTCCGCGACCGAGGCATCCGCCGCCAGCGTGCCCGACGACAGCGTGGACGACAGGGCGAGCGACATGGCGAAGCCATAGCTCGCCTCGGTCGCATCGGCCTCGGCCGACGAGAAGAAATCGAGCGCCCCGGACAGGTCGATCTGCGCCAGCGCATAGGCGGTGTCGTCCGCCACTTCCTCGAAGTCGGCGCCGCCCACCTCTCGGATCATCGGCGTGACGTCGAAGTCCACCGCGTCACCGAACCAGTCGAATCCGCCCGCGAAGCTGTATCCAACCCCAAGGTCGGTGCCCGCCCCGAAGCCCACCTCGACCCGAATCTCCGCCGTGGAAATGGCGTCGATGCCAAGCGACAGCATCCCGAGCACGAGCGGATCGGTCATCCCGGACACGTCCAGAACGCCGCCGAACTCGGCCAGCGGAGCAAAGTCCAGCTCGTCGATATGAATCCCGAAGCCGTCGATAGCATTACCGGTGCCGGGGGTCACATAGCTCCCGATCTGGAAGGAAAAGCTCAGCGCGGGCGAGTCGAAATCAAGGTCGAAGCCCTGCGCCCCGGCCCCTGCCGCCCAGTCGAACAGCGCATCGAAGTCAAAGGCGATGCCCGGCAGCGTCACCTCAACATCGACCCGCGTCGGATCGGTCAGGTTCTGGTCAAAGGCGACCAGCGACTGGCCCCCCACCTCGATGTCCTCGAGCCGCACTTCGAAACCCGATCCCAGCAGCGCCTCGAAATAGGCGTTCGACGCCGTGTCGATCGCGGCCCGCAGTTCCGCTGCATCGAGCCCCTTGGCCTCGTAATCCGCCGGATCGGCCATGACGGCATCGACAAGGTCGCCAATGGCGGTGGACAGCGTGTCACCCGTGATCGTCGCCAGATTGAAGGTGGCCGCGATATCGGCCTCGGTGATCGGGCGCGCGGTATCCGCCGGGTTCGTCCAGAAGGGCGCAAGCGCATCGTTGATGTCCTCGGCCAGCGCCGCCTCGAAGGTGTCGCCGCCCTGATCGCCCAGAAGCCCCTCGATCGAGCGCAGCGACCCGGCCTGGAGTTCCGCGATCGCATCGCGCAGCGTGCCGATCATCTCGTCCAGACGGGCCGAGCTTTCGGTCCCTGCCGCCGCATTCGCTTCGGACAGCACGTCGAGCGTGGAGAGCGCACCGGAGGCAAGCGCATCGAACTGATCGAGGAAGTCGCCGTAATCCGCGATCTGCTGTTCGATCATGTGGTGAACGCCGGAGACCAGCGTGACCACCTGATCCGTGCCCGAGATGTCCCAGCCGAGCGTCGCGTCCATCAGGACCCGTGGCTCCAAAGGCACAAGACCCTGCGCGATATCGACTTCCGTTCCGGACTCAGCCGTATCGCTCGCGTAATCCCGCGCCATATCCCTGCCTCACTTTTCGAGCGCACCTACTAATACTGGTGCGTTTACCCCTGCTCGCTCCCGGGTTTACAGGAGACCGCGTTGATCTGACTAGAACAATTTGATTCTTCGGTAAGAAATTCGCGCGGCAGATGCAAAAAATGGTTAACGCCCCCGTCCCCTCCGATGCACAGGGAGGACAAAGGCCCGTTTCAGCCCCTTGTCAGGCTAGCATCCCGGGCGACAAACGCAGGTTCAGGCCGCCAGCCCGCACCCGGGACGGCCGGTCCCAGATGCGGCATTCCGGCCACAGTCACTCGCACCGGAGGGGATGACACAGCAGGTGGGCCCTGCCGGTCGAGGCTACCCCTGCCCCACGATCCCGGCATCGGCCAGCGCCTCCCACTCCGGCAGGTCCCGGAGCGAGCCAAGCCCGAAGGCCGCGAGGAAACCTTCGGTCGTGACAAAGGTATAGGGCGCGCCCCGTTTCGGCGCGCGCGGCCCGGTGCCGATCAGCCCCCGGTCATGGAGCCGCCCGATCACCTCCCGGCCGATTTCCTTGCCGAAGATCTCCGCCAACTCCTCCCGCGTGATCGGCTGGTGATAGGCGATGGCCGCCAGCACCGCGACGTCGAACTCCTTCAGGTCGAGCGCCCGGTCTGCCACATGGGCCGCCGCCCGCACCGCCTCGGCATATCCGGGACGGGTGCGCAGCATCCAGCCCTCGCCGACCTTCGCAACGGTAAAGGCCCGCTCCTCATAGGCGGCTTCCAGATCGCCAAGGATCAACTCGACCGAGACGGCATCCCCCACCACCCGCGCAAGGTCCTCCCGCGCGACCGGACCGGAGGCCGCGAAGAGCACAGCCTCCACCCGCCGCATCCACTCCTGCCAGCGCAGCGCGGGCGGCAGGTCCGAAAGCTCCCGGTCCATTTCCGCCATCGTCACAACCCGTAAAGCCGGAAGCTGTCGCGCCCGGTCAATTCGCGCACCGCGCCCAGCGATACCAGCCTGTCACACAGCCGCCGTGCCGCCCGATCCGGCATGGGCAGTGCCGCGGGCGCCACCGCATCCTGCCGCAGGAAGATCGCCACCGCCTCGTCCGAGGTCTTGGCCCGCAGCTTCGGCGCGACCTCGCGCAACCGCGCCGCGCTTTCGCCAAGCTCCGACGCCAGCCCCAGCGTGGCCAGCGCCCCGGTCCGCACTGCCACATGAAACGCCCGCTGCAAATCGTCACCCCTCTGCGAAAAGGCCCTGGGCCGCAGATCGATGCTCAGCACCGGCAGGATATGCGACCAGCCAAGCGCCCGCGCCAGCACCGCCTCGGCCAGGATCAAGGCCCCGGTCTCGTCCCCAGGATGCGCGGCGACCATCGCCGCGAAACCCGCCGCCGCCTGCGCCACTGGCCCGCCCGTGGCGCGCCGGTCGAGGATCTCGGCGATCGCTTCCCGGTCGACGCCCGGCAGCACCCGCGCAAGTGACGCCACGCCGATGGGCCGCGCCACCGCCGCCTGCCAGCGCGACAGAACCTCACCCGCGGGTCCCGGGCTGTCGCCCTCTTGCGTAAAATGAACCGCATCGCGCAACTCGCGCGCCGTCTCCCTGCGCCCCGCACGGCGCACCGCGACCTCGGCAGCGGCCAGCGCCCGCCGGTCCCGCAGAAGCGCCCCGGGACACTGCGCCGCGCCCCGGCCATCGCCGCCCTCGGCCCGCAGGGCAAGGTCGAGCCGCGCCAATGCCGCCCCCGACAAAAACGCAACATCCTCCAGCGATTCCGCCCCGCCCCGCGTGACCCAACCGGGCTGTCGCGCTAGGATATCGTCATCGGACAGCATCTCTCGGTTTCCCTCTCCGTCTCCCGGAAGCCTAACGCATCCCGGCGCTTTTCCAAGCTATTTCGCACCTGAACCGCCGCGCTTTGGTGTATCGCTTTATGTCCAATAATCTTGCGTCGCGCGCCCTGGCGCCCTACCCTCTCCCCAAACCCGAGGTTCCGATGCCAAGCGCCAATACCACCAAGGCCTATGCCGCCGACTGGACCCACTACGCCCGCTGGTGCCGCGCCACCGGGACCGCGCCCCTGCCGCCCGATCCCGAGGCCCTGGCGGCCTACGTCGACAGCCTCCACGGGACCCTCAGCCCGCCCAGCATCGACCGGCGGCTCGCGGGGCTTCGCTGGAGTTTCGCCGCGCGCGGGATGCCGCTCGAGGACGCGACCCTGCGCCGGCTTCGTCCTTCAGAACCGCAAGACCACCATCCGGCCCGCAAGGATGCCCTAAGCGAAGACGATGTCGCCGCCATGGTCGCCACCCTGCCCCGGGACCTGCGCGGAATGCGCGACCGGGCGATTCTCTGCCTTGGTCACGCGGCGGGCCTCGGGCGCGGCCAGTTGGTCGGGCTCGATCTTGTGTCGGAGGCAACTCCGGACGCGGATGGCGACGCGCGGGGACATGTGAAGGTGCAGGCGACCCATGTGACCCTGATCTTGCCCGGATCGACGCGAGACATACCCTGCGCAGCGAAACCCGACCTTTGCCCCCAGAGGGCGCTCGCCCTCTGGCTTCGGTTCTCCCGGATCGACAGCGGGCCGCTCTTTCGGCGCTGCTCGCGTGACGGGACCCGGGCCTTGGAAGGACGCCTGAACGACCGCCACGTGGCCCGTCTGATCAAGCGTTGCGCGGTTGCAGCCGGGCTTCGCCCCGACTTGTCAGATGCCGAAACGCGCGCGCAGTTCTCCGGGCTTTCGTTGCGAGCAGAGCGAAACGCCTGATTTGTCGAAGCGGCGCTTTACTATCCAAATTTAAACGTAAAGCGCCGCTTATCCAACCCACGTTTCGCCGCGAAACGTCAGCGTTTCGGCGAGGACATCAGCCGCTTGACCTCGTCCGCAAGCGTTCTCATCACGTCATACGACAGCCGGTCCCCGGTCATGCGCAGGATCCAGTCCTGCCCTTCCCGCTCGATCGCGATCGAAATGTCGGTGTCCGTCACCCGCGTCCGGCCGGCCGAGGTGCGCGGCGGGCGGCCGACGCGCGGCGTGTTTTCCCGGGTCGCTTCAAGCTCGGTCAGGACCGTGTCGAGAAGCAGCCGCTCCTCCTCCGCCGACTCGACGCGGACCCCTTCCAGCGCCGTGCGCAGCCGCTCTTCCCCGCCGGATCGTAGCGCCGTCGCCAGTCGCAGCCCTTCCTTCTCCCGCAGCATGTCCGGGAACTGGAGCATGTCGCCTAGCTCCTCGAAGATGAGCGCGAAGGACCGGACCTTGGACCGCTTGGCGCGGGAGGCCGAGGCGAAAAGCGCCTCGACGGCAGCCTCGACATTCACGAAAGCCCCCTGCTGGGCTGACAGGACCGAGATCCGGCCGCGTTCGAAATGCGACAGCTCGGCCCGCACCTCGTTCTCCTCGACCATCGCGACGAAGGTGCCGCCCAGCACCTCGGGGTCGCGGATCACGGCGGGGATCGTGGTATGCGTTTCGCCGCGAAACATCTCACGCAGGTTCTCGGTCGCGCGGTAGCGGCGGTAACCGGACAGGAGGCCATAGCGCGGGCCGTCACCGGGGTTGGGAAGCTCATAAAGCTCGATGGGCATCCGCAGGCCATGCTTAAGGATGGAGCGCCCGAGTTCCTCGAGGTCCTCGGCGTCGATCACCATCCGGTCGCGGATCATCGCAATGGGATTGATGTCTTCGAGCGGCACTTCAAGGATCAGACGCCCCGCCTCCTCCGCATCCCGCAGCCGCCCCGCATCGGCCCGATCCCGCGCGGCTCGCGCGCGTTCCTCGGAGGACCGGAGATCAGCGGATTGCACGCTGTCGGCAGCGACCTGTGCGATGGGGGCCGAGAGCGGCGAACGGGCCCCGGTTTCGCGGCGAAACTCGTCTTCGAGTTGGGACAGGGTTTCGGCGGTGGGCGTTTCAAGCTTGCGTCGTTTGGCCATGGATCAAGCCTCCTTTGCTTCGGCCAGCTCGGCCTGTTGGTCGCGCCACCAGGCCCCGAGGATCAGGGACTTGACCTCGGCCCATGTGCCATCGAACGTTTCCCGGCCACGGACATAGGTCTCGCGGTTGAAGTCGCGATAGTCGGTTTCGTAGATGCCCGAGACCTGTTCCCCGGCCTGTCCAACCATGGCGGTCAGCTCCTGCCGGTAGGCGGTCATGAAATCCCCGAAGTAAGCCTGGATCACGTTCGCCAGATCGGTCTGCTGGTTCGCGTCGAAACGGGTGATGATCGCGCGCACCGCGTCCCATTCGAAGCGCATCTCGGGCAGGCCGTCGCGCCGGCGAACCCGGTTTTCGCCCTCTTCGATGGAGGCGAAGGTGGAATAGATCATGTCGAAGAACCGACCCGTGGAGTCGAACTCGAGAAAGCTCGCACCGAGCGGCACCAGAAGGATGTCGGCGGCGGAGAGCGCGTTGATGGTGAGATAGCCGAGCGCGGGCGGCGTATCGAGGAAGACGATGTCGTAGTCGTCGAGGATCCCGCCGTCGTCCAACGCGTTCAGAAGCCCGTCCCAGAGCGCCCAAGAGCGGTGCTGCATTCGCCAGACCGGCACCTGGAACTCGGCCCAGTAGAGGTTGAGCTGCGCCCCGATGAGGTCGATGTTCGGCCAATGCGTCGACTGGATGACGTTTCGCGGCGAAACGTTCAGCGCCTCGGTCAGGGTTTCGTCGAGGGGGAAGGGGGCGTCGCCGGCGGCCGCTCGAACCTCGTTCTCGGCCATCAGGGACTTCGCGAAGTCGCGCGCGATGAGGGGGAAAGCGGTCATCCATTCATCCTCGACCTTGCCCCCGAGGATCGAGGTCATGGAGCCCTGACTATCGAGGTCGATCACCAAGACTTTGTAACCGTCGAGTGCGGCGCTCATCGCGAGATGCGCGGCGGTCGACGTCTTGCCCACGCCACCCTTGAAGTTGGCGACGGCGACGACCTTGGCGGGAAGGCCTTCGGGCCGCCAGGACTTGTAGGCCTTGCCGGCGGCACCCTCGGTCGCGAAGTGATCGCGCAGGATCAGGACCTCCTCGAGCGTGAACCACTTCGCGTTCGATTCGCCGTCGCCCTGGGGCAGGTCGGGATTGGCCTTGAGCACCCGGCGCAGGTGGGCGGGCGCGACCGGGATCAGATACTTGGTGATCTCCCAGATCGAGAACTTGCGCAGGCGCTTCTGACCGTCGGGCGCGTAGCCCCGCTTGGCAAGGTCGTCGCGGCCCCGGGTCGCAAAGGCGGCTGCTTTCGCGAATCGGG encodes:
- a CDS encoding calcium-binding protein, with the protein product MARDYASDTAESGTEVDIAQGLVPLEPRVLMDATLGWDISGTDQVVTLVSGVHHMIEQQIADYGDFLDQFDALASGALSTLDVLSEANAAAGTESSARLDEMIGTLRDAIAELQAGSLRSIEGLLGDQGGDTFEAALAEDINDALAPFWTNPADTARPITEADIAATFNLATITGDTLSTAIGDLVDAVMADPADYEAKGLDAAELRAAIDTASNAYFEALLGSGFEVRLEDIEVGGQSLVAFDQNLTDPTRVDVEVTLPGIAFDFDALFDWAAGAGAQGFDLDFDSPALSFSFQIGSYVTPGTGNAIDGFGIHIDELDFAPLAEFGGVLDVSGMTDPLVLGMLSLGIDAISTAEIRVEVGFGAGTDLGVGYSFAGGFDWFGDAVDFDVTPMIREVGGADFEEVADDTAYALAQIDLSGALDFFSSAEADATEASYGFAMSLALSSTLSSGTLAADASVADRLQKFLADAQVGMEVDLSGSVADAELRATLEDAIESLAAMGMDQVSAFLSDLGAVVSGMMRSAMFDVDIPFTDIEIATLLGGIGDIFSSFDDLFHVSTEGLGFGVNDTTMFPIQDEVTEISFDFDPASLAGVTGFDLRVLTSASTGLTLPIDVAGDATLSDPDASDEDKAGALAALLNAALSAYGYAVAAVGLVITISSPGGAGTVNPVAITGARKQDGSLLTSFGFDTLGLDEGSLYDATGTFQTVPGGYGVTLLGDTAGAFTLSGSTLTPSAGFVAAVEGQDTLTFQIEVDGATVDITVDEPETGWLNAAGTGANLLTILTALRTGIAEADLPLQLQAGLTAGFDGITLQVTETDYGLRLVPAQTGSSTPGPDFAETMVGVEQLVFSAERGGEVIDIIVEKPASGWYDAGTNEPNLQDIADAIMAAVGDVGLPVEVTVSGGALTFAVEDDAQEAIKFGLDPEKLTRAFDLASLIEFVNVKLAGIEGMGDATLRLTEDGALVLGLEELTVDASIGTGDGNASFDLSGVPVAGLADLSLSARLSAAMTATFGTSVGIDILGFAAGLLDKAAAESPENALAARREIEAAEDETTLAKTLGKALSDNVFFLDMGLSVDISAEATNITGSADLGIAGLRVGASDASQNFMMLDTQFDMTVVGTDADAMFNDRVSLTNIIDAFLHTDADGAGDMAGGLNRLVGRTDLQGGIVTDGAGHALTAGGDAATTADAVRRVDADAYVVGADEVLSQMFIQLGDVKLDVVGISGINEGILDGVSLSIDDLTDPLAGFGWDLLGPGAEQVRALTTLGEGDILDSLETILDLVSLTGEALKEKLPFLDQNIPLLNFSLLDTIDFAKDLTEQMQEMRDEPQVGLDKLDAMLESVFGEDTVTLSWDADAKVLGFALSFRFLEDYSEELPFNFDLKSLIGDQLASIVGADAADILTNLADVRGDGALIFDPDLSMDFAFGLDLSQVLLDAPELATLDTALTGLGSVSNLVQSAEGANDLRIRWNDVTTGQSKTVNVDTEGAETLGDLVTRINDALQTAVGTHVSFTFDPATGQITLADGNSFLIDAEDVTAMFGGETALAEAAEPAVPGDFEPAVLALDAGFADFGAALSFHIAFGADGDSLGAGGDVVLAADAGRDTAEALAAAINAALDALDIDRREVAATSVGGWTLPASQLVRAEVIGDVVTLVGTNFAQAIGKDAIVFGVSGVDVSHEVRFTVTELGGSNAGRMLGLTADGLPHTGDMLGEALTESQTLGKPRLFLDTEATGLSLTLSAGAENGLNLKLALGPLSVGVVNGTAMLTAGQGSTDPAHVNVGFNDVDGDAHDGEYNLADLIDLATDSGRSFLDLINLDVAVGLLIDLPFQDNIGFLNPADHGLRYDADLITTGGAVDLASFVSDPLAAFSGDVIALSQGEGITGDFTLNLPSVADITAFLADFNVLAFLNDPIAVLDGLDMILNRMQSMFDEYLGNITLPVVGDAIGSAVTFFDDFRFNVLESVRVAAETPKADGSMPTTVDLMTGFLNDKLNEWFNAGNEPITFIQAALNTDGALDESYLYGTINFGATIFDEMLDIAFELGIPGFELDVKQGSRVRVALDYTVNLGFGLNKNGFFLLNDTDHDEITIGVLADAGSFQGSAKLLGVLGVNADAVTEENGSFIGEGNGEGTAKVSATLGAALYGDQGLTIVSPGDAVGADEIAMDLSGIQAKTGAGADLDFEKALYVTKIDASQLIAFSFTADIDIQIGLEANILDPTTGDPLLIAGSPLIPSVRTELVVAGHYASLSGEGFVFDELSFKNVRIDANVIYEAFIEPIVTPIKTFIDPLADALGWLNEVPFSFVTDALAAAFPIFGVVKSISDTIIQIDQFVDTLDATGGQFIFGDFDLISSVSGDEAGGARGSGGGLDASTATRDTGSATPTSGSNGNPFGVFGNLKQGFAIEIPLLSDPFSAINLLTGKFDQVDLIKVHATLLNLDFPRTSLVDLMLNEIGAPGWVSDIISGAFRFEIGAHAYAGLTAGYDLSGIVNFVNTLDPERLLDGVFLDAGPFLDLGFDIYAALNLGIAGLEAGGGANIAISFNDPNDDGKLRIPELVAILDASIDDPSKTLGYLFEGRFDVYFFLKVWAGISIDLGLFSIDLKWRHTVVDINESLTFGGFELPPRVAGDIAAGETAILAVGSNIGNSMSNLTQDGNDRITLSGPNSPIQVQLTNQQGSLSGSFSEDAGGIIIPAGNGDNTVDLSGLYTSGAGKPVVVYAGDGNDTIKLPDNGITVVFAGAGNDRITSGPNAKGTYVIFGEAGSETVDIKGGNVIFIGDSDMGMRDVFLTEFATGGLTDAKVRALLGINADGTVTGAGAQQNYNGTDANGNAVKLSLAGVLADYTRATQIKAASEAETVTLGGGNHVVLTGGGADKIIAGSGATGVIRVLSGAGDDTVTIAGGADALVEGGAGSDRLETNAAVSTLWGWGAAAGEAGQTGNAGIDTLALRDGTDVLVGGAGNDTLHGQLGNDLIVGGMGNDTITGGKGVDILVGGLLDITTVAGAQVLTIDDFDPVTYFGQAVILSARDLADGDDVIRGGTGADLLLGGGGGDTLSGGDGNDAVVGDFAQLTVAQNLLIESVDTQYDTSLNAGTDTLGGDAGNDILIAGGSSAGAETVIDLQGSNTVLGDFGILRGARLSDAVTFAQSKSSSAGGDDIVTTGEGNDLVIGGEGNDTLTTGLGSDIVLGDLGTIDVINSTITGIVTAHDGDDIITVGNGTGTDITDIVIGGAGDDRITAGSGGLILLGDNGVLTLDPAALLAARSYIPPGPGATPEDLENDARIRAQIAAVAKISADASDASDGDDTVNAGTGFLNAVMGGGADHVTLSDATSYVLGDNGSIEILDDGVLLTAVSGDYAGDDTIIGGAGDDLIIGGLGADTISSTDGADVILGDDGTIRHYRDSADDGDVAEATGTTGGDDVVTITAGAAIALLGTGADRLTAGNGGVIGLGDTGTVTRRTSGTTVATTAEGTGVDTLTSGSGDDILMGGDAGDVIDGGDGDNVILGDFGSFDSAGTLRSDWSAQDGDDSVTVGNGDNRVILGGGADGATLGNGDNRVIGDAGAMDWTSGEVIETLDDDKGGADAITGGNGDMVVLAGVGGDTVDLGDGAHSVLGDAGRFDAAGTLTSDVTAGDGDDVVTLGHGGSRVILGGGADKATLGNGDHRVLGDYGTNDWTGDEVLTSLSETLGGADEITTGTGDDVVFGGMGADVLHVGEGDNAVLGDAGEWEAVGRLTSDWLATDGDDTVTSGAGQDRVILGGGSDTAELGDGDNRVLG